A window of Solanum stenotomum isolate F172 chromosome 9, ASM1918654v1, whole genome shotgun sequence genomic DNA:
agggataagatgttatttagtatttataatatgtggttcctataatttatactaaaatttatgtaaattatcTTCCATCAATGTCAATATTGGGCTTGTTGTAGCATTTGGGCCTTACCTGATGAGACCTCCAGGAAAAAAAGTTGGTCCAACTGCTTTCCAGTTTGCTAACGTAACAAGGGCATAGACAGGTAAAGTCGAGGGGTTCATCGGACTCATGCTGTTTTAAATGGTTAAAATTAACTTATATTCTATGTTGAACTCCCTAGGACTTTTTCTAGAGTTAACTTACTCATATTTTAAGACTCTTTATTGAAAATTCAGACTCTTCAACTGAATAAAGGATTCAAATTACAAGTATTCCAAATGATCCCTTGTGTTTTAATGTTCATGGTTGACTTATTTCCCATTTTTGGTAATTGTAACATTCAATTTCAAACTTGCCGCCCCTTGTTTTAGTGTAATATTAACTTccaaaaatgtttttacatCAAGGTAATAATGCAGCTTTTTTCTCTTGATTATCAGTTTCAAGTTAATCTGTGGGGGAATGTGTAGGCAGCTGTCCCTCATTActgaataattatttaaattaactgcATTTTTCAAGTGGATTTGTTAGTGAAAATTAAAGCTGATGGAGATTCCCTGCATAAGTTGCTCACATATAACTGAAGGATTAATGGCTGTAATGTGTGAGTATTCATATGGTTTATATGCTTTTTCCAGTTGAAGGAATCTGTCACTTCTAAGTGATGATATTGAGCTGGCAAAAGAGGAACTTATTCTCTTCTTCTCGTTAAGAACTGAGGAGTAGTTCGGTGTGAGGTAGAAGGTATGATAACTCCGAGATAAAATATAGGATTATTTAATCATGTGTTTGTTTGGAGGGTATAAGGTAGTCCTACGATTATTTGTCCACCATGTATATCTCATCAGATAACTAAGAAGCCGTTGGTCGAGAAAATTGATGTTTGACCTCTCTTATGCAAAGAGATATTACCTGTTGCACCAACTCAGCCACCTTACGGGTATGTTTGCTGATATCTCTACAGATACCTTTACAAGGTAGGGTAAGACGGGTACACACAACGTTCTCCAGACTCAACTTGTGGGATTATACAGGTTATGttaatgttgttttgagtaCAAGTTATACAATGTTAATAGttaattcaatcaatttttgaGTTCATAATCCACAAATTTGTAGGAGCTGGGGCATAAAAACCCAAGGGATATTATTTGCTGTGTCCAAAGATGAGCTTTTTGCTACAAGTAAAAGTTTTAGCTAAAGATTTGAAGACAAGCCAATGAATGATACTAGCATGTTTTTAACATTCAGATATTTAGTACACATAATTGTTGTTATAACCTTTTCTTTATCACTTCACTAAGAAAAAGTTTTAAGTATACATGATCTTAATATGACAATACGCGGTCGTAGGGACCTAACCTACGTATAATACAGAGTATCACTGAGGTTAGAAGATACAACGTTCGAATATTATGGACCTCTAAAAGCACAGTCCGATAAACTTCACCTCATTCTTACCGGCGAGGCAGGCTAGCCAGGGGCTACTAGTGTCCATCGATGGTCCAGAAGTAAGCCGATGACGAATAGCTATCAACCAGACTCTAACATGAAGCACTCAGAGTTCAGCTGTCATTGAGACATGAATGAAACCAtcattacactgggtatgttgttgtattttgCTGAAACTTCTCCAGGAACCTCATTTGAGTTTAGGTTATAGAACTATTTGGATGCAAGAAATACTTCGATTTGGACTTGATAGTTCCCTTATATTCTCCACATGCTGTGAGGACAGTAGCAAGGATATAATCATCCACCTCAATGCCCTCTACTTGCATACGATACATGAGCTTCAATGCCTCTCCACAGTTTCCGTTTTTAGCATAAGCAACAATCATCGCCTTCCAAGAAACCAAATTCTTCTCGGGCATGTTATCAAATATTTGAATTGCCTCAGGAAGATGTCCACATTTTGCATACATATTGATCAATGCACTGCCCACAAACACATTTGACAGAGCAGGTGTCTTGCTTATGGAGGAATGGATCAGCTTCCCTCTCTCGATATCTTCCAGCTTTGCACATGCTTTCAGGGCTGATGAATAAGTAAATGGATTCGGGGCTACGCCTTCACCTAGCATCTCCTTCAAGTATTCAAGAGCCTCGTACTCATGTCCTAAATGGGCACAGCCAGAAATCATTGCAGTCCATGAAACTACATCCCTAATAGGCATGTCCTGAAGGACTTTATGTGCTGCAGAATTTTCACTGCATTTGCAATACAGCCACACTAATGTACTtcctaaataaatattatcttgGAGAGAATTCTTGATAATTTGTGCATGCACTTCCTTTCCAGTTGGTAAAGTCCTAAGTAGGCCACACGCTCGAAGGATGCTTACCATAGTCAAGTTATTAGCAAAGATCTTTCGCCTTTTCATTATCCGGAAGAGTCTTATGGCCTCTTCCGCATGACCATTACGAGCATATCCTGCAATAATAGACGTCCATGTCACCGTGTTCCTTTTCCCCATCCCATCAAACACTGTCCTAGCATCATCTATCTCACTACACTTCGCGTACATATCTACCAATGAGGTGCCTATGAAGACATCCATTCTAAATCTATTCTTAATAACTGCAGCATGTAGTTGCTTCCCGAATTTTAACTCCCTCTCCTCCCCACATGCATTCAGGATACTACAGACAGTAAACTCATTAGCATCAAAACCATCAGAGAACAACTGCAAGAACATTAGTAAAGCTTCCTTCCCTCTCCCATGCTGAGAACAAGCAGTGATCATAGTCGTCCAACAAACTACATCAGGGCGTTTTATCACATCAAATACGCGAAAAGCACTTTCCAAATCCCCACATTGCGCGTAAAAAGACACAATCGAACTATCTAAAATCAAATTACTAAATCCACCCTTTATAACACCAGCATGAACTTGCTTCCCCAGCCCAAAATCACAACACCTCCCAGCCATGCTTAACACACACACATAGGTCTTCGAATTCCACAGCAAACCACGCTGTACAAACTCCGCGAAAAAATCCATAGCTTCATCATCAAACCCATATCTCAAATACCCATTAAGCATAGCAGTCCAAGAAACCACATTCTTCTCAGGCATATGATCGAACACCTTACGAGCATCATCCAAACGCCCAAATTTCACCAAGATActaatcaaattattttcaacGAATATAGTACTACTCGTCAAACACTTCAATACAATCGCATGAAGtattttaacttcttttaaACTAGAACTAGATTGAAGCAAACGACCAAGCAAACTTGAGTCAGCCACAAAACTATTCACTGAACAAATTTTATCATCTGGAACTTCCAATTGACTTACTAATTCATCGTCTCTACAAAAACTTGCAGAAACATCAAAACGAGCTGAGAAAGATGAGTCTTTGAAAGAGAAACAGGGGAGTTTTCTGTCATCAGTATAGCTTTTACATTTGTGGGTTCTGAAGCGGCTTGTGTTATCTGAAGAGTAAGATGGATGAATTTGAAGAATTGTTGTTGGAAAGCAAATTGAAGGTGAAAACATGGCCTAGTATATGCTGTTGATAAACTAACAGCAAGAATCCAGCTTTCCCACCAAAAAAGACTCTAAATTTCCAAGAATTGAGAATTCCCCAGTAAAGTGGCTCAATTTCTCAAGAAAGAAGAACCCAACAgataaatttcaagaacaagcaagaagaaaaaaacagagCAAAGCAAGAATTTCCGAAGTTTCAACAAAATGCGTCAGCACAGCACAGAGGAGAAAAGTTGAAAGGCCCAAGATATTTTTGCCTTTTAATTCATTCACTCTGATGCATTTTCACATCGAGTCGGAGCTAGGTGAGGTTTCGTGCGTTCACGATGAATTCATAGCTTTTGGATAGAGCCTGTATTtgtatgtatattaacttgtaaACGccaaacaaaattgattgactcTTCTAATAAGGAAGGGACCTAAATGTTTATCACGTTAGAGTTGTGGTTGGGTTCGAACCCCTCTTAaggtgaaaattgaaaatttgagaaGGCGTGGGGACCGTTTTGTTTCCAAAATTATCTGTAAATATATCAGTTTCTTAGTGATGGTAGAACAAGTGAAGGGGATgggtaaaaatgatttttagagGGCTAACTACATGATATTCATCtcatcaaaataaaattgtcaCGTGCGATTAAGTGTCCACCTTGAACATCTCTAACAGAAGAGGTATATACATTTGATAAGGTACAATTATTGTCATTTTCTCTTCATTATACATTCAATTTTATGTCCAATAATGACCtagaaataatagaaaaaagagCCTTTTGGATTCCAATTTTGAATCATACAGAAAAGCAAAGAGTAGTTGGACGGCAGCTCTGTCTTTAGCATCAAAACCACTTCTCCAAAACAATGTAGTAGTACCAACAACAAACgttaagacaaaaaaaatagattctTTTCAGTTCTTTACAcaaaaatatcaaaccaaatggACTGTTTTTGTCTCATGTGTCATCTGTTTTCTGCTGCTATAAATTTCTGGTCCTTTTCATTTCATTCACCTCACTTTCAATACTCATTCATCTATTTCTTTGTAAAGTTTCAATCTTTTGCACTATGGCAGCCTCGAACTCGTCGTTTGATCAGACATCAGGtactttctctttttctctaaattttaatgaaatgtcaaaaaataatttgctcTTTGGTGTTTGTGATATGTTGTTCTTTCTGAGAAGCAGCTGTAGCTGCAGAGACTAAGAATGGGGAAGATTTCTCAGTTCATGTGTTCTCGTCCTCCGCCGAGGTAAAAATTGTTAAATccctctttaaatattttttcatgataTCAGAGTCAGAGTCAGATTCATCTGTTTGGGCTCCCAGTCCACACTCCAGTTGGGCAGGGGTGTGAAGGGGTGTTAGCGTCTCATTGGGGAATGGAGTAGTGGTTTGCATATATAGACTTTGTCAATCCTACTCtcgctagct
This region includes:
- the LOC125875483 gene encoding pentatricopeptide repeat-containing protein At4g18520, chloroplastic, which codes for MFSPSICFPTTILQIHPSYSSDNTSRFRTHKCKSYTDDRKLPCFSFKDSSFSARFDVSASFCRDDELVSQLEVPDDKICSVNSFVADSSLLGRLLQSSSSLKEVKILHAIVLKCLTSSTIFVENNLISILVKFGRLDDARKVFDHMPEKNVVSWTAMLNGYLRYGFDDEAMDFFAEFVQRGLLWNSKTYVCVLSMAGRCCDFGLGKQVHAGVIKGGFSNLILDSSIVSFYAQCGDLESAFRVFDVIKRPDVVCWTTMITACSQHGRGKEALLMFLQLFSDGFDANEFTVCSILNACGEERELKFGKQLHAAVIKNRFRMDVFIGTSLVDMYAKCSEIDDARTVFDGMGKRNTVTWTSIIAGYARNGHAEEAIRLFRIMKRRKIFANNLTMVSILRACGLLRTLPTGKEVHAQIIKNSLQDNIYLGSTLVWLYCKCSENSAAHKVLQDMPIRDVVSWTAMISGCAHLGHEYEALEYLKEMLGEGVAPNPFTYSSALKACAKLEDIERGKLIHSSISKTPALSNVFVGSALINMYAKCGHLPEAIQIFDNMPEKNLVSWKAMIVAYAKNGNCGEALKLMYRMQVEGIEVDDYILATVLTACGEYKGTIKSKSKYFLHPNSSIT